A genomic region of Prionailurus bengalensis isolate Pbe53 chromosome D1, Fcat_Pben_1.1_paternal_pri, whole genome shotgun sequence contains the following coding sequences:
- the LOC122483655 gene encoding ARL14 effector protein, whose amino-acid sequence MDPCSVGVQLRTTNECHKTYYTRHTGFKTLQELSSNDMLLLQLRTGMTLSGNNTICFHHAKIYIDRFEDLQKSCCDPFNIHKKLAKKNLHVIDLDDATFLSAKFGRQLVPGWKLCPKCTQIINGSVDVDSEDRQRRKPDSDGRTAKALRSLQFANPGKQTEFAPETGKREKRRLTKNATAGSDRQVIPAKSKVYDSQGLLIFSGMDLCDCLDEDCLGCFYACPACGSTKCGAECRCDRKWLYEQIEIEGGEIIHNKHAG is encoded by the exons ATGGATCCATGTTCAGTTGGAGTCCAACTCCGTACCACGAATGAGTGCCATAAAACCTACTATACTCGTCACACGGGTTTCAAGACTTTGCAAGAACTGTCATCAAATGATATGCTTTTACTTCAACTTAGAACTGGAATGACACTTTCTGGGAACAATACCATTTGCTTCCATCATGCGAAAATTTACATTGACAGATTTGAGGATTTGCAGAAGTCATGTTGTGACCCATTTAACATACACAAAAAACTAGCCAAAAAAAATTTGCATGTAATTGACTTAGATGATGCCACTTTTCTGAGTGCAAAATTTGGAAGACAGCTTGTACCTGGGTGGAAGCTTTGTCCAAAATGTACACAGATAATCAATGGAAGTGTGGATGTTGATTCTGAAGATCGGCAGAGAAGAAAACCTGATTCAGAT GGAAGAACTGCTAAAGCTTTGAGGTCATTGCAATTTGCAAACCCAGGAAAACAAACTGAATTTGCTCCAGAAActggtaaaagagaaaaaagaaggctCACAAAAAATGCAACCGCTGGTTCTGACAG aCAAGTGATACCAGCAAAGAGTAAGGTCTATGATAGCCAGGGCCTGCTGATTTTCAGTGGAATGGACCTCTGTGACTGCCTCGATGAAGACTGTTTAGGATGTTTCTATGCTTGTCCTGCCTGTGGTTCCACCAAATGCGGAGCTGAATGCCGCTGTGACCGCAAGTGGCTATATGAGCAAATCGAAATCGAAGGAGGGGAAATCATTCATAACAAACATGCTGGATAA